In the genome of Blastopirellula retiformator, the window GGCCGATTGGTTGGCCGATTCGGTGAAGCCGCAGGTCGTGAATCTCTCGAACATATTAATCGGCGGTTGCATCGGCGCGATCCGCCGCAAGATCAACTCGCCGATCGTCGTCACGCTGCAAGGAGACGACATCTTTCTGGAAGACCTGCCGGAGCCATATCAGTCGAAATCGCTGGCCGAGATCCGCAAGATCGCCGAGCAAGTCGACGCCTTCGTCGTCTTTAGTCGTTTCTATGCCGAGAAGATGAGCGACTGGTTTCAGGTTCCGCTTGAGAAGTTTCGGATCGTGCCGCTGGGGGTCGACATTGCCGACTTCCCGCTTGAGCTGGCCGAGAACCGGCCCTTTTCGGAAGAGGCCCCGCCGACGATTGGGTATTTGGCTCGTCTGGCGCCCGAAAAAGGCCTGCACCTGTTGGTCGACGCGTTTATGCAGTTGCGCGAGATGCCGGGGATGGAGCATGCCGAGCTGAAAGTCGCCGGCTATCTAGGCGCTCAGCATAAGCAATACGCCGAAGAACAATTCGCCAAGCTAAATGCCGCCGGGCTAGGTGGCGAATATCGCTACGTGGGCGAAGTCGACCGGCACGGCAAGGTCGAGTTTTTGCATTCGATCGACGTGATGTCGACGCCTACGATCTATCGCGAGCCAAAGGGGCTGTTCGTGCTCGAGGCGCTCGCTTCCGGCGTGCCGGTCGTGCAGCCAGAGCACGGCGCTTTTCCCGAGCTGTTGGCGGCGACCGGCGGCGGTCATCTTTTTCCGCCGGGAGACGCAACCGCGCTGGCGACCAAGTTGGCCGAGCTGCTTGCCGATCGAGCTGAGAGCCGCCGTTTGGGAATGGAAGGCTGCCGTGCGGTGCACCAGATGTATCATGCCGATGCCGCGGCCGCGGCGACGATTGACGAGTATCGTCTACTGCTCGCCCGCTGACGGTTCTTCTGCCGCATCGAGCGGATCAGGCGGGCCCCACCGAAACGGCCGCGAGGCGCTCGCCGAAGACTCGGTCACTTCGCCTGTCTCCAGATCGACCGCGTAATACTTGCGGGGTGGACCAGTCGGCGAGCCGAACTTCGAGTCGTCGTCGAAGAAGACGCGGATGAACATCCGCTGGCCGTCGTAGCCGCGCAAGTCGCCGCTGTAGATATCTTTCACCGGGCGGCCGGTCGTTTGCCGGGCATACTCGATCGCCTTGATGATCAGCTTGCGGTCGGGTGGGAAGAGGGCCAGATAGAGCCCGCGCATCAGCAGCAAACCAGCGCCGATCGCTGGCAGGCCAAACACAATCCACATTCCCCAATGAAACACGACGCTTGCTAATCCGATCGCAGCAACTTGGCGGCAAACAGGCTATTTTACGCGAAAACAGGCCCCAAGAGCAGGCTGGCGCCAGGGGAAGTGGAAATCGGTCTTTCCCCCAGGCTAAAATAGCGACGACCATCCCGCCCCACTCTTCTTCGCCTAGCCAAAGAGAATCTCATGCCACGAATGTTTCTTCCGGCGCTGCTGCTCTGCACTGCGTTGCTGTCGACCGCAACTGCCGCAGACGCGACCCCCGGCGACGTCAAGCATCGGACCGAAGTCTATAAGCAGGTGGGGGATGTCTCGCTGAAAATGCACATCTACGAGCCGGCCGATCACACCGCGAAGTCGAACAGCCCGGCGATCGTTTTCTTTTTTGGCGGCGGTTGGACTCACGGTTCGCCCAAGCAGTTCTTCCCCCATTGCGAGTTGCTCGCCAAGCAGGGGATGGTGGCGATGGCTGCCGAATATCGGGTCGCCTCGACTCACCAGGTAAAACCAGACTCGTGCGTCGCCGACGCGAAGAGCGCCGTACGTTGGGCGCGGGCAAATTCCGACCGCCTGGGCATTGATTCCAACAAGCTGGCTGCCGGCGGTGGTTCGGCCGGCGGGCACTTGGCGGCTTGCACCGCGGCGCTGGACGCCTACGACGAACCTGCGGAAGACGCCCAGGTAAGCAGCCGACCCAACGCCCTGGTCTTGTTCAACCCGGCCGTGGTGCTGGCTCCGGTCGACAAGCTCCCCCCCGGGGTGCAAAAGCGGCTCAGCGGGCTTTCCCGCCGAATGGGGACCGATCCGGAAAAACTTTCCCCGTATCATCATCTTCACAAGAAGATGCCGCCGACGATTATTTTTCATGGGAAAGCTGATACTACCGTCCCGTATCAGACCGTAGAACTTTTCGAGGAGAAAATGGCGGATCTGGGATGTTTGTGTAAGCTAGTTGGCTACAAAGAGGCGGGACACGGCTTTTTCAACCAAGGCCGCGGCGATAACAGCGCCTATCAAGATACGACCAAGCAAATGACGCAGTTTTTGCGGGACCAAGGCTTCCTGTAAGCCGTCCCCCTGAAGTGCAGCTTCGCGGCGAGCCGTCCCCATTATTTATTGCGAGGGTGACGGTTGCCGGCTGGAATCGAACCGCAAACCGCTTACGATTGGTTGTTTACGGTTTGACGCTTCACCCCTAGTGCGAGATCCTGCGTGCCAGCATATACGCACCACATTTTCATTTGCGAAAATCGTCGCGCCCCCGGCCATCCCCGCGGCTCGTGCGATCTGACCGGCGACGGCGAGTTGCGATCCGCCCTTAAGAAAGAGCTGAAACGCCACGGCATCAAGGGGGAAGTGCGGGCCAATAGCGCCGGTTGCCTGGACCAATGTGAATGCGGACCGGTGATTGTGATTTATCCGCAAGCGATTTGGTATGGCGGGGTGACGCCCCAAGATGTGCCGCGAATCGTCGAAGAGACGGTGGTGCACGGTCGAGTGCTGACCGACATGCAAATTCCGGAAGAGGCGCTCAATACGAAAGGCAAAGTTCCCTTCCAGCGTTCCAAGTGCGATGGTTGCGATGGCGCGGAAGGAGCAAGTGAGTAGACGATGAGAATCGTAGTATTGGGCGCCGGAACGATTGGTTCCTGGATCGCCGACTTGATGTGCCGCAATCGTCACAGCGTGACGGTAGTCGATCGTGACCCGGAAACCG includes:
- a CDS encoding alpha/beta hydrolase; this translates as MPRMFLPALLLCTALLSTATAADATPGDVKHRTEVYKQVGDVSLKMHIYEPADHTAKSNSPAIVFFFGGGWTHGSPKQFFPHCELLAKQGMVAMAAEYRVASTHQVKPDSCVADAKSAVRWARANSDRLGIDSNKLAAGGGSAGGHLAACTAALDAYDEPAEDAQVSSRPNALVLFNPAVVLAPVDKLPPGVQKRLSGLSRRMGTDPEKLSPYHHLHKKMPPTIIFHGKADTTVPYQTVELFEEKMADLGCLCKLVGYKEAGHGFFNQGRGDNSAYQDTTKQMTQFLRDQGFL
- a CDS encoding (2Fe-2S) ferredoxin domain-containing protein, giving the protein MPAYTHHIFICENRRAPGHPRGSCDLTGDGELRSALKKELKRHGIKGEVRANSAGCLDQCECGPVIVIYPQAIWYGGVTPQDVPRIVEETVVHGRVLTDMQIPEEALNTKGKVPFQRSKCDGCDGAEGASE
- a CDS encoding glycosyltransferase family 4 protein translates to MTDAPLTIASITAGSAGMFCGSCMRDNTIARAMHRAGHDVHLIPTYTPIRTDEENVADEHLFYGGINVYLEQSIPGYRFLPGFVTRWLDRPWIINWATSRGIETSAKNLGALTLSMLQGDHGKQRNEAARLADWLADSVKPQVVNLSNILIGGCIGAIRRKINSPIVVTLQGDDIFLEDLPEPYQSKSLAEIRKIAEQVDAFVVFSRFYAEKMSDWFQVPLEKFRIVPLGVDIADFPLELAENRPFSEEAPPTIGYLARLAPEKGLHLLVDAFMQLREMPGMEHAELKVAGYLGAQHKQYAEEQFAKLNAAGLGGEYRYVGEVDRHGKVEFLHSIDVMSTPTIYREPKGLFVLEALASGVPVVQPEHGAFPELLAATGGGHLFPPGDATALATKLAELLADRAESRRLGMEGCRAVHQMYHADAAAAATIDEYRLLLAR